Proteins from one Desmodus rotundus isolate HL8 chromosome 9, HLdesRot8A.1, whole genome shotgun sequence genomic window:
- the ADGRL1 gene encoding adhesion G protein-coupled receptor L1 isoform X4 gives MVAVFVCPGTLQKVLEPTSTHESEHQSGAWCKDPLQAGDRIYVMPWIPYRTDTLTEYASWEDYVAARHTTTYRLPNRVDGTGFVVYDGAVFYNKERTRNIVKYDLRTRIKSGETVINTANYHDTSPYRWGGKTDIDLAVDENGLWVIYATEGNNGRLVVSQLNPYTLRFEGTWETGYDKRSASNAFMVCGVLYVLRSVYVDDDSEAAGNRVDYAFNTNANREEPVSLAFPNPYQFVSSVDYNPRDNQLYVWNNYFVVRYSLEFGPPDPSAGPATSPPLSTTTTVQPTPLTSTASPTATTPLRRAPLTTHPVGAINQLGPDLPPATALAPSTRRPPAPNLHVSPELFCEPREVRRVQWPATQQGMLVERPCPKGTRGIASFQCLPALGLWNPRGPDLSNCTSPWVNQVAQKIKSGENAANIASELARHTRGSIYAGDVSSSVKLMEQLLDILDAQLQALRPIERESAGKNYNKMHKRERTCKDYIKAVVETVDNLLRPEALESWKDMNATEQVHTATMLLDVLEEGAFLLADNVREPARFLAAKQNVVLEVTVLNTEGQVQELVFPQEYPSENSIQLSANTIKQNSRNGVVKIVFILYNNLGLFLSTENATVKLAGETGTGSPGGTSLVVNSQVIAASINKESSRVFLMDPVIFTVAHLEAKNHFNANCSFWNYSERSMLGYWSTQGCRLVESNKTHTTCACSHLTNFAVLMAHREIYQGRINELLLSVITWVGIVISLVCLAICISTFCFLRGLQTDRNTIHKNLCINLFLAELLFLVGIDKTQYEIACPIFAGLLHYFFLAAFSWLCLEGVHLYLLLVEVFESEYSRTKYYYLGGYCFPALVVGIAAAIDYRSYGTEKACWLRVDNYFIWSFIGPVSFVIVVNLVFLMVTLHKMIRSSSVLKPDSSRLDNIKSWALGAIALLFLLGLTWAFGLLFINKESVVMAYLFTTFNAFQGVFIFVFHCALQKKVHKEYSKCLRHSYCCIRSPPGGTHGSLKTSAMRSNTRYYTGTQSRIRRMWNDTVRKQTESSFMAGDINSTPTLNRGTMGNHLLTNPVLQPRGGTSPYNTLIAESVGFNPSSPPVFNSPGSYREPKHPLGGREACGMDTLPLNGNFNNSYSLRSGDFPPGDGAPEPPRGRNLADAAAFEKMIISELVHNNLRGSSSGAKGPPPPEPPVPPVPGGGSEEEAGGPGGADRAEIELLYKALEEPLLLPRAQSVLYQSDLDESESCTAEDGATSRPLSSPPGRDSLYASGANLRDSPSYPDSSPEGPSEALPPPPPAPPVPPEIYYTSRPPALVARNPLQGYYQVRRPSHEGYLAAPGLEGPGPDGDGQMQLVTSL, from the exons ATGGTTGCAG TCTTCGTGTGCCCAGGGACGCTGCAGAAGGTGCTGGAGCCCACCTCAACACACGAGTCAGAGCACCAGTCTGGTGCGTGGTGCAAGGATCCACTGCAGGCAGGAGACCGCATCTATGTCATGCCCTGGATCCCCTATCGCACAGACACGCTGACTGAGTACGCCTCGTGGGAGGACTACGTGGCAGCGCGCCACACCACCACCTACCGCCTGCCCAACCGCGTAGATGGTACCGGCTTCGTGGTTTATGATGGCGCTGTCTTCTACAACAAGGAACGCACACGCAATATCGTCAAGTATGACCTGCGCACACGCATCAAGAGCGGGGAGACAGTCATCAACACTGCCAACTACCATGACACCTCTCCCTACCGCTGGGGGGGCAAGACCGACATCGATCTGGCTGTGGATGAGAATGGGTTGTGGGTCATCTATGCCACTGAGGGTAACAATGGGCGGCTGGTGGTGAGCCAGCTCAACCCCTATACGCTGCGCTTCGAGGGCACATGGGAAACAGGATATGACAAGCGCTCTGCGTCCAACGCCTTCATGGTGTGCGGCGTCCTCTATGTGCTGCGCTCAGTCTATGTGGACGATGACAGTGAGGCAGCTGGCAACCGCGTGGACTATGCCTTCAACACCAATGCTAACCGCGAGGAGCCAGTCAGCCTGGCCTTCCCCAATCCCTACCAGTTCGTCTCCTCCGTGGACTACAACCCACGCGACAACCAGCTCTATGTCTGGAACAACTACTTCGTGGTGCGCTATAGCCTGGAGTTTGGACCCCCGGACcccagtgctg GCCCAgccacttcccctcccctcagcacaACCACCACAGTCCAGCCCACACCCCTGACCAGCACAGCCTCACCCACAGCCACCACCCCACTTCGCCGGGCACCCCTCACTACGCACCCAGTGGGTGCCATCAACCAGCTGGGACCTGACCTgcctccagccactgccctggCCCCTAGCACCCGGCGGCCCCCAGCCCCAAATCTGCACGTGTCCCCAGAGCTCTTCTGTGAACCTCGAGAGGTGCGACGGGTCCAGTGGCCGGCCACCCAGCAGGGCATGCTAGTGGAGAGGCCCTGCCCCAAGGGCACTCGAG GAATTGCCTCCTTCCAGTGTCTACCAGCCCTGGGGCTCTGGAATCCCCGGGGCCCTGACCTCAGCAACTGCACCTCCCCCTGGGTCAACCAGGTGGCCCAGAAG ATCAAGAGCGGGGAGAATGCCGCCAACATTGCCAGTGAGCTGGCCCGCCACACCCGGGGCTCCATTTATGCAGGAGACGTGTCATCCTCTGTGAAGCTGATGGAACAGCTGCTGGACATCCTGGACGCCCAGCTGCAGGCCCTGCGGCCCATCGAGCGCGAGTCAGCTGGCAAGAATTACAATAAG ATGCACAAGCGGGAGAGAACCTGCAAGGACTACATCAAG GCTGTGGTAGAAACAGTGGACAACCTGCTGCGGCCAGAAGCTCTTGAGTCCTGGAAGGACATGAATGCCACAGAGCAGGTGCATACAGCCACCATGCTCCTGGACGTCCTAGAAGAAGGTGCCTTCCTGCTGGCTGACAATGTCAGGGAGCCAGCCCGCTTTTTGGCTGCCAAACAGAATGTGG tCCTGGAGGTCACGGTTCTTAACACGGAAGGCCAAGTGCAGGAGCTGGTGTTCCCCCAGGAGTACCCAAGTGAAAACTCCATCCAGCTGTCAGCCAACACCATCAAGCAGAACAGCCGCAACG GGGTGGTCAAAATTGTCTTCATCCTCTACAACAACCTGGGTCTCTTCCTGTCCACTGAGAATGCCACAGTTAAGCTGGCAGGTGAAACGGGCACGGGCAGCCCAGGGGGCACCTCCCTGGTGGTGAACTCGCAGGTCATTGCAGCCTCCATCAATAAGGAGTCCAGCCGCGTCTTCCTCATGGACCCTGTCATCTTCACCGTTGCCCACCTGGAG GCCAAGAACCACTTCAATGCTAACTGCTCCTTCTGGAACTACTCGGAGCGCTCCATGCTGGGCTACTGGTCGACCCAGGGCTGCCGCCTGGTGGAGTCCAACAAGACCCACACCACATGTGCCTGCAGCCACCTCACCAACTTTGCCGTACTCATGGCTCACCGCGAGATC TACCAGGGCCGCATCAATGAGCTGCTGCTGTCAGTCATCACCTGGGTGGGCATCGTGATCTCTCTGGTCTGCCTGGCCATCTGCATCTCCACCTTCTGCTTCCTGCGGGGGCTGCAAACCGACCGCAATACCATCCACAAGAACCTGTGCATCAACCTCTTCCTGGCTGAGCTGCTCTTCCTGGTTGGCATAGACAAGACTCAGTATGAG ATTGCCTGCCCCATCTTTGCTGGCCTGCTGCACTACTTCTTCCTGGCTGCCTTCTCTTGGCTGTGCCTAGAGGGTGTGCACCTCTATCTGCTGCTGGTGGAGGTGTTTGAGAGCGAGTACTCCCGCACCAAGTACTACTACCTGGGCGGCTACTGCTTCCCAGCCCTGGTGGTAGGCATAGCAGCCGCCATCGACTACCGCAGCTACGGCACCGAGAAGGC TTGCTGGCTCCGAGTGGATAATTATTTCATCTGGAGCTTCATTGGGCCCGTCTCCTTTGTTATCGTG GTGAACCTGGTGTTCCTCATGGTGACCCTGCACAAGATGATCCGGAGCTCGTCTGTGCTCAAGCCCGACTCGAGTCGCCTCGACAACATTAA ATCCTGGGCTCTGGGGGCCATCGCACTGCTCTTCCTGCTGGGCCTCACCTGGGCTTTTGGCCTCCTCTTCATCAACAAAGAGTCAGTAGTCATGGCTTATCTCTTCACCACCTTCAACGCCTTCCAGGGTGTCTTCATCTTCGTGTTTCACTGCGCCTTACAGAAGAAG GTGCACAAGGAGTACAGCAAGTGCCTGCGACACTCCTACTGCTGCATCCGTTCCCCGCCTGGGGGCACTCACGGCTCACTCAAGACCTCAGCAATGCGGAGCAACACCCGCTACTACACTGGGACACAG AGCCGAATCCGGAGGATGTGGAATGATACCGTAAGGAAACAGACAGAATCCTCCTTCATGGCTGGTGACATCAACAGCACCCCCACACTAAATCGAG GTACCATGGGGAACCACCTGCTGACCAACCCTGTGCTGCAGCCCCGTGGGGGAACCAGCCCCTACAACACCCTCATTGCTGAGTCAGTGGGCTTCAACCCCTCCTCACCCCCTGTCTTCAACTCCCCAG GGAGCTACCGGGAACCCA AGCACCCCTTGGGAGGCCGGGAAGCCTGCGGCATGGACACGCTGCCCCTCAATGGCAACTTCAACAACAGTTACTCCTTGCGAAGTGGGGATTTCCCTCCAGGGGATGGGGCACCAGAGCCACCCCGAGGCCGGAACCTGGCAGATGCTGCCGCCTTTGAGAAGATGATCATCTCGGAGCTGGTGCACAACAACCTGCGGGGCAGCAGCAGCGGGGCCAAGGGCCCTCCACCACCTGAGCCCCCTGTGCCACCTGTGCCAGGGGGTGGCAGTGAGGAAGAGGCGGGTGGGCCCGGGGGTGCTGACCGGGCGGAGATTGAACTTCTCTACAAGGCCCTGGAGGAGCCTCTGCTGCTGCCCCGGGCCCAGTCGGTGCTGTACCAGAGCGATCTGGACGAGTCAGAGAGCTGCACGGCGGAGGACGGGGCCACCAGCcggcccctctcctcccctcctggccGGGACTCCCTCTATGCCAGTGGGGCCAACCTGCGGGACTCGCCCTCCTACCCGGACAGCAGCCCCGAGGGGCCCAGtgaggccctgcccccacccccacccgctccCCCAGTTCCCCCTGAAATCTACTACACCTCGCGCCCACCGGCCCTGGTGGCTCGAAACCCCCTGCAGGGCTACTACCAGGTGCGGCGGCCCAGCCACGAAGGCTATTTGGCAGCCCCAGGCCTCGAGGGGCCAGGGCCTGATGGGGATGGGCAGATGCAGCTGGTTACCAGCCTCTAA
- the ADGRL1 gene encoding adhesion G protein-coupled receptor L1 isoform X1, which translates to MEGWESLAAPDHQQPLDPGWWPRLWCPPGDEGQGPLHKPLRALETPPAIAMARLAAVLWSLCITAVLVTSATQGLSRAGLPFGLMRRELACEGYPIELRCPGSDVIMVENANYGRTDDKICDADPFQMENVQCYLPDAFKIMSQRCNNRTQCVVVAGSDAFPDPCPGTYKYLEVQYDCVPYIFVCPGTLQKVLEPTSTHESEHQSGAWCKDPLQAGDRIYVMPWIPYRTDTLTEYASWEDYVAARHTTTYRLPNRVDGTGFVVYDGAVFYNKERTRNIVKYDLRTRIKSGETVINTANYHDTSPYRWGGKTDIDLAVDENGLWVIYATEGNNGRLVVSQLNPYTLRFEGTWETGYDKRSASNAFMVCGVLYVLRSVYVDDDSEAAGNRVDYAFNTNANREEPVSLAFPNPYQFVSSVDYNPRDNQLYVWNNYFVVRYSLEFGPPDPSAGPATSPPLSTTTTVQPTPLTSTASPTATTPLRRAPLTTHPVGAINQLGPDLPPATALAPSTRRPPAPNLHVSPELFCEPREVRRVQWPATQQGMLVERPCPKGTRGIASFQCLPALGLWNPRGPDLSNCTSPWVNQVAQKIKSGENAANIASELARHTRGSIYAGDVSSSVKLMEQLLDILDAQLQALRPIERESAGKNYNKMHKRERTCKDYIKAVVETVDNLLRPEALESWKDMNATEQVHTATMLLDVLEEGAFLLADNVREPARFLAAKQNVVLEVTVLNTEGQVQELVFPQEYPSENSIQLSANTIKQNSRNGVVKIVFILYNNLGLFLSTENATVKLAGETGTGSPGGTSLVVNSQVIAASINKESSRVFLMDPVIFTVAHLEAKNHFNANCSFWNYSERSMLGYWSTQGCRLVESNKTHTTCACSHLTNFAVLMAHREIYQGRINELLLSVITWVGIVISLVCLAICISTFCFLRGLQTDRNTIHKNLCINLFLAELLFLVGIDKTQYEIACPIFAGLLHYFFLAAFSWLCLEGVHLYLLLVEVFESEYSRTKYYYLGGYCFPALVVGIAAAIDYRSYGTEKACWLRVDNYFIWSFIGPVSFVIVVNLVFLMVTLHKMIRSSSVLKPDSSRLDNIKSWALGAIALLFLLGLTWAFGLLFINKESVVMAYLFTTFNAFQGVFIFVFHCALQKKVHKEYSKCLRHSYCCIRSPPGGTHGSLKTSAMRSNTRYYTGTQSRIRRMWNDTVRKQTESSFMAGDINSTPTLNRGTMGNHLLTNPVLQPRGGTSPYNTLIAESVGFNPSSPPVFNSPGSYREPKHPLGGREACGMDTLPLNGNFNNSYSLRSGDFPPGDGAPEPPRGRNLADAAAFEKMIISELVHNNLRGSSSGAKGPPPPEPPVPPVPGGGSEEEAGGPGGADRAEIELLYKALEEPLLLPRAQSVLYQSDLDESESCTAEDGATSRPLSSPPGRDSLYASGANLRDSPSYPDSSPEGPSEALPPPPPAPPVPPEIYYTSRPPALVARNPLQGYYQVRRPSHEGYLAAPGLEGPGPDGDGQMQLVTSL; encoded by the exons ATGGAAGGATGGGAGAGCCTGGCGGCCCCAGATCACCAGCAGCCCCTAGACCCTG GCTGGTGGCCCAGGCTGTGGTGCCCACCTGGTGATGAGGGGCAAGGACCCCTGCACAAGCCACTGAGAGCCTTGGAAACGCCCCCAGCCATTGCCATGGCCCGCCTGGCCGCCGTGCTGTGGAGTCTCTGCATCACCGCTGTCCTGGTCACCTCGGCCACCCAAG GCCTGAGCCGGGCTGGGCTCCCATTTGGGTTGATGCGCCGGGAGCTGGCATGTGAAGGCTACCCCATCGAGCTGCGGTGCCCGGGCAGCGATGTCATCATGGTGGAAAATGCCAACTATGGACGCACAGACGATAAGATCTGTGACGCTGACCCTTTCCAGATGGAGAATGTGCAGTGCTACCTGCCAGACGCCTTCAAGATTATGTCGCAGAG GTGTAATAACCGCACCCAGTGCGTTGTGGTTGCTGGCTCTGACGCCTTTCCTGACCCCTGTCCTGGGACCTACAAGTACCTGGAGGTGCAGTACGACTGTGTCCCCTACA TCTTCGTGTGCCCAGGGACGCTGCAGAAGGTGCTGGAGCCCACCTCAACACACGAGTCAGAGCACCAGTCTGGTGCGTGGTGCAAGGATCCACTGCAGGCAGGAGACCGCATCTATGTCATGCCCTGGATCCCCTATCGCACAGACACGCTGACTGAGTACGCCTCGTGGGAGGACTACGTGGCAGCGCGCCACACCACCACCTACCGCCTGCCCAACCGCGTAGATGGTACCGGCTTCGTGGTTTATGATGGCGCTGTCTTCTACAACAAGGAACGCACACGCAATATCGTCAAGTATGACCTGCGCACACGCATCAAGAGCGGGGAGACAGTCATCAACACTGCCAACTACCATGACACCTCTCCCTACCGCTGGGGGGGCAAGACCGACATCGATCTGGCTGTGGATGAGAATGGGTTGTGGGTCATCTATGCCACTGAGGGTAACAATGGGCGGCTGGTGGTGAGCCAGCTCAACCCCTATACGCTGCGCTTCGAGGGCACATGGGAAACAGGATATGACAAGCGCTCTGCGTCCAACGCCTTCATGGTGTGCGGCGTCCTCTATGTGCTGCGCTCAGTCTATGTGGACGATGACAGTGAGGCAGCTGGCAACCGCGTGGACTATGCCTTCAACACCAATGCTAACCGCGAGGAGCCAGTCAGCCTGGCCTTCCCCAATCCCTACCAGTTCGTCTCCTCCGTGGACTACAACCCACGCGACAACCAGCTCTATGTCTGGAACAACTACTTCGTGGTGCGCTATAGCCTGGAGTTTGGACCCCCGGACcccagtgctg GCCCAgccacttcccctcccctcagcacaACCACCACAGTCCAGCCCACACCCCTGACCAGCACAGCCTCACCCACAGCCACCACCCCACTTCGCCGGGCACCCCTCACTACGCACCCAGTGGGTGCCATCAACCAGCTGGGACCTGACCTgcctccagccactgccctggCCCCTAGCACCCGGCGGCCCCCAGCCCCAAATCTGCACGTGTCCCCAGAGCTCTTCTGTGAACCTCGAGAGGTGCGACGGGTCCAGTGGCCGGCCACCCAGCAGGGCATGCTAGTGGAGAGGCCCTGCCCCAAGGGCACTCGAG GAATTGCCTCCTTCCAGTGTCTACCAGCCCTGGGGCTCTGGAATCCCCGGGGCCCTGACCTCAGCAACTGCACCTCCCCCTGGGTCAACCAGGTGGCCCAGAAG ATCAAGAGCGGGGAGAATGCCGCCAACATTGCCAGTGAGCTGGCCCGCCACACCCGGGGCTCCATTTATGCAGGAGACGTGTCATCCTCTGTGAAGCTGATGGAACAGCTGCTGGACATCCTGGACGCCCAGCTGCAGGCCCTGCGGCCCATCGAGCGCGAGTCAGCTGGCAAGAATTACAATAAG ATGCACAAGCGGGAGAGAACCTGCAAGGACTACATCAAG GCTGTGGTAGAAACAGTGGACAACCTGCTGCGGCCAGAAGCTCTTGAGTCCTGGAAGGACATGAATGCCACAGAGCAGGTGCATACAGCCACCATGCTCCTGGACGTCCTAGAAGAAGGTGCCTTCCTGCTGGCTGACAATGTCAGGGAGCCAGCCCGCTTTTTGGCTGCCAAACAGAATGTGG tCCTGGAGGTCACGGTTCTTAACACGGAAGGCCAAGTGCAGGAGCTGGTGTTCCCCCAGGAGTACCCAAGTGAAAACTCCATCCAGCTGTCAGCCAACACCATCAAGCAGAACAGCCGCAACG GGGTGGTCAAAATTGTCTTCATCCTCTACAACAACCTGGGTCTCTTCCTGTCCACTGAGAATGCCACAGTTAAGCTGGCAGGTGAAACGGGCACGGGCAGCCCAGGGGGCACCTCCCTGGTGGTGAACTCGCAGGTCATTGCAGCCTCCATCAATAAGGAGTCCAGCCGCGTCTTCCTCATGGACCCTGTCATCTTCACCGTTGCCCACCTGGAG GCCAAGAACCACTTCAATGCTAACTGCTCCTTCTGGAACTACTCGGAGCGCTCCATGCTGGGCTACTGGTCGACCCAGGGCTGCCGCCTGGTGGAGTCCAACAAGACCCACACCACATGTGCCTGCAGCCACCTCACCAACTTTGCCGTACTCATGGCTCACCGCGAGATC TACCAGGGCCGCATCAATGAGCTGCTGCTGTCAGTCATCACCTGGGTGGGCATCGTGATCTCTCTGGTCTGCCTGGCCATCTGCATCTCCACCTTCTGCTTCCTGCGGGGGCTGCAAACCGACCGCAATACCATCCACAAGAACCTGTGCATCAACCTCTTCCTGGCTGAGCTGCTCTTCCTGGTTGGCATAGACAAGACTCAGTATGAG ATTGCCTGCCCCATCTTTGCTGGCCTGCTGCACTACTTCTTCCTGGCTGCCTTCTCTTGGCTGTGCCTAGAGGGTGTGCACCTCTATCTGCTGCTGGTGGAGGTGTTTGAGAGCGAGTACTCCCGCACCAAGTACTACTACCTGGGCGGCTACTGCTTCCCAGCCCTGGTGGTAGGCATAGCAGCCGCCATCGACTACCGCAGCTACGGCACCGAGAAGGC TTGCTGGCTCCGAGTGGATAATTATTTCATCTGGAGCTTCATTGGGCCCGTCTCCTTTGTTATCGTG GTGAACCTGGTGTTCCTCATGGTGACCCTGCACAAGATGATCCGGAGCTCGTCTGTGCTCAAGCCCGACTCGAGTCGCCTCGACAACATTAA ATCCTGGGCTCTGGGGGCCATCGCACTGCTCTTCCTGCTGGGCCTCACCTGGGCTTTTGGCCTCCTCTTCATCAACAAAGAGTCAGTAGTCATGGCTTATCTCTTCACCACCTTCAACGCCTTCCAGGGTGTCTTCATCTTCGTGTTTCACTGCGCCTTACAGAAGAAG GTGCACAAGGAGTACAGCAAGTGCCTGCGACACTCCTACTGCTGCATCCGTTCCCCGCCTGGGGGCACTCACGGCTCACTCAAGACCTCAGCAATGCGGAGCAACACCCGCTACTACACTGGGACACAG AGCCGAATCCGGAGGATGTGGAATGATACCGTAAGGAAACAGACAGAATCCTCCTTCATGGCTGGTGACATCAACAGCACCCCCACACTAAATCGAG GTACCATGGGGAACCACCTGCTGACCAACCCTGTGCTGCAGCCCCGTGGGGGAACCAGCCCCTACAACACCCTCATTGCTGAGTCAGTGGGCTTCAACCCCTCCTCACCCCCTGTCTTCAACTCCCCAG GGAGCTACCGGGAACCCA AGCACCCCTTGGGAGGCCGGGAAGCCTGCGGCATGGACACGCTGCCCCTCAATGGCAACTTCAACAACAGTTACTCCTTGCGAAGTGGGGATTTCCCTCCAGGGGATGGGGCACCAGAGCCACCCCGAGGCCGGAACCTGGCAGATGCTGCCGCCTTTGAGAAGATGATCATCTCGGAGCTGGTGCACAACAACCTGCGGGGCAGCAGCAGCGGGGCCAAGGGCCCTCCACCACCTGAGCCCCCTGTGCCACCTGTGCCAGGGGGTGGCAGTGAGGAAGAGGCGGGTGGGCCCGGGGGTGCTGACCGGGCGGAGATTGAACTTCTCTACAAGGCCCTGGAGGAGCCTCTGCTGCTGCCCCGGGCCCAGTCGGTGCTGTACCAGAGCGATCTGGACGAGTCAGAGAGCTGCACGGCGGAGGACGGGGCCACCAGCcggcccctctcctcccctcctggccGGGACTCCCTCTATGCCAGTGGGGCCAACCTGCGGGACTCGCCCTCCTACCCGGACAGCAGCCCCGAGGGGCCCAGtgaggccctgcccccacccccacccgctccCCCAGTTCCCCCTGAAATCTACTACACCTCGCGCCCACCGGCCCTGGTGGCTCGAAACCCCCTGCAGGGCTACTACCAGGTGCGGCGGCCCAGCCACGAAGGCTATTTGGCAGCCCCAGGCCTCGAGGGGCCAGGGCCTGATGGGGATGGGCAGATGCAGCTGGTTACCAGCCTCTAA